The Candidozyma auris chromosome 1, complete sequence genome includes a region encoding these proteins:
- a CDS encoding U2 snRNP complex subunit CUS1 — protein MAQKRSKNQLRREKAKLRKLQGSKADVSTDTKVITNSIAADNINELERKKENQVNGESEIDRSIGSEIENRSQDETKKEDLAQKNTVKDEPTNSNMNTDELLADNFRHIFAKFNEQAPIQDRHQLREAAASSIEESSTDEDSSDDEIDKPLSRRQLRKRNKVSIAELKASTHKPSAVAWYDADAPDPYLCVALKTSFNAINVPAHWQQKKEYLSGKKGIELLPYQLPKYIRDTGIAEMRNYDPESLKKSQRERVQPKMGKLDIDYQKLYDAFFKYQTKPSHLRFGELYWEGREKAERNRESVFHIRPGVVSKRLKEAVGISSTDNQSVPPWITLMNSLGKPPSFRDCIIPGVDAPYDNNGYRFHNSNDLKHLLEQNWGSLEEAEDSEPEEESEEESEEKEEEIAEESSGENADGSVDYLREDDIKVADDDRDSEEPEKVVINEFSKYKPRAQKTNESGKSGELYKVLKEKAISGSDKDVDKKSGYDLQGESTGSEHDDKQDDAPRLVRNNNVEEFEF, from the coding sequence ATGGCCCAGAAACGCTCCAAGAATCAACTTCGGCGTGAGAAGGCTAAATTACGAAAGCTACAGGGTAGCAAAGCTGACGTATCCACTGATACGAAGGTAATTACAAATAGCATTGCAGCTGATAATATAAATGAGTTGGAACGTAAAAAGGAGAACCAGGTTAATGGCGAGAGTGAAATAGATAGAAGCATCGGCTCTGAGATTGAGAATAGACTGCAAGATGagacgaagaaggaggatCTTGCCCAAAAAAACACTGTTAAGGATGAACCAACAAACTCAAACATGAACACAGATGAACTACTAGCAGACAACTTTCGCCATATATTCGCTAAATTCAATGAGCAAGCACCTATACAAGACCGCCATCAGCTTAGGGAAGCTGCAGCTTCGAGtattgaagaaagctccaCGGACGAAGACAGCTCCGACGATGAAATCGACAAGccactttcaagaaggCAACTTCGTAAGAGGAACAAGGTTTCGATTGCAGAGCTCAAGGCTTCAACCCACAAACCTAGTGCAGTGGCGTGGTATGATGCTGACGCTCCAGACCCATACTTATGTGTAGCTTTGAAAACGTCTTTTAATGCCATCAATGTTCCGGCTCACTGgcagcaaaagaaagaatatCTTTCTGGCAAAAAAGGAATCGAGCTTCTACCGTATCAGCTTCCCAAATATATTCGGGATACGGGAATAGCAGAGATGAGGAATTACGACCCAGAGTCGCTCAAGAAATCGCAACGGGAGCGAGTACAGCCAAAGATGGGGAAACTAGATATTGACTATCAGAAACTTTATGATGCGTTTTTCAAATACCAAACAAAACCGTCTCATCTAAGGTTTGGCGAACTATATTGGGAGGGCCGCGAGAAGGCTGAAAGAAACCGTGAAAGTGTCTTTCATATACGACCAGGTGTTGTATCGAAGAGACTTAAAGAAGCAGTTGGGATTTCTCTGACAGACAACCAAAGTGTTCCCCCCTGGATTACACTTATGAATCTGCTTGGCAAGCCACCATCCTTCAGAGATTGCATCATACCGGGAGTCGATGCGCCTTATGACAACAATGGGTATCGATTTCATAACTCCAATGACCTTAAACATTTGTTGGAACAGAATTGGGGCTCATTGGAGGAAGCCGAAGATTCAGAACCTGAGGAAGAATCAGAGGAAGAAtcagaggaaaaagaggaggaaattgctgaagaaagtaGTGGTGAAAATGCTGACGGAAGTGTTGACTACTTGAGGGAAGATGACATCAAGGTGGCAGATGACGATAGGGATTCAGAGGAGCCTGAGAAGGTAGTCATTAACGAGTTCAGCAAATATAAGCCAAGAGCGCAAAAGACGAATGAAAGCGGTAAACTGGGCGAACTATATAAAGTCCTTAAAGAGAAGGCTATTTCAGGATCCGACAAAGATGTTGACAAAAAGTCTGGATATGACTTGCAAGGCGAGTCAACAGGGAGCGAGCACGATGACAAGCAGGATGATGCTCCGAGGTTAGTCCGCAACAATAATGTTGAAGAGTTCGAGTTTTAA